In Dama dama isolate Ldn47 chromosome 20, ASM3311817v1, whole genome shotgun sequence, a single window of DNA contains:
- the LELP1 gene encoding late cornified envelope-like proline-rich protein 1 — protein MSSDDKNKPSEPKNEPKQCDPGCEQKCETKCQPSCLKRLLQRCSEKCQPPKCPPPKCPPCPPCPPPCPPPPKSPPPCPPPCPPKPCAKPCPPKCPPPCPPPE, from the coding sequence ATGTCGAGTGATGATAAAAATAAACCTAGTGAACCCAAGAATGAGCCCAAGCAATGTGATCCCGGGTGTGAACAAAAGTGTGAAACGAAATGCCAGCCCAGCTGTTTAAAGAGGCTGCTGCAGCGGTGCTCTGAGAAGTGCCAGCCACCAAAGTGCCCACCACCAAAGTGTCCCCCGTGCCCCCCATGTCCCCcaccatgccccccacccccaaagagcCCTCCACCATGCCCACCGCCCTGCCCTCCTAAGCCGTGTGCCAAGCCCTGTCCTCCTAAATGCCCaccgccctgcccacccccagagtGA